TTGGATTTGAAGAGAGGGTGGTGTTCTTTCGCTTTGAAGATGGAGAGGATTTCATTCACACTCTCGTGCAGACACTTAAGGAGAATAATCTGGATTCACTTGTTGTGATAAGCGGGATAGGGATGTTGAAAGATTTTGAAATAGGCTGGTACAACTTGTCCAAAAGGCAGTACGAAAAGGAAATGATCTCTGTTCCTCATGAGCTCATTCACATATCGGGAAACGTATCGTTGAAGAGCGATTTTCCATTCCCACATCTTCACGTAGCGCTAGCCGGACCTTCGAGAAGCGCAGTTGGCGGCCACCTGTTCGGAGGAACAGTGTGCAATACTACGGAGCTCTTTGCCGTCAGAACCGGTGACCTGAAACTCTTCAGAGATGCTTCCGGCGCCGCAACGCCTCTGGAATTCAGAAAGTGAGTCCTTCGAATTGAGATTCCTTCACTGCTCCGATATTCACCTGGGGAGAAGACCTATCGGTTCCCCTAACAGCCCGTATTCGTCTGCAAGGTATGAAGACTATTTTTCAGCCTTTGAATACGTCGTTGAGTGGGCCTTACAGAACAAGCCGGAGGCCTTCTTCATAACGGGTGATCTCTTTGACAAGAGAGACATAAATCCCGATACTCTTGCAAGAACACAGAGCATCCTCTCCAGACTGAAAGAAAGCGGGATCAGGGTATTGGCTATAGAGGGGAACCACGACAAAAGTTTCAGCGCAAACGAGTCCTGGCTGAGATTTCTACAAGAGACAGAGTATCTAGAACTGCTCTGCCCGGTTCAGGGAGAAAAAGATATTGTCTTTCCGTACGTCAGTATCGAAGGGTTCAAGGTGTTTGGACTTGGCTATCCCGGCTTCATGGCCGAGGAGATGATCCTCAGGGCTTCTTCTTTTCTTGAAGGCAAAGACAATATTGTTCTCATTCATACCGCGCCCGGGAACGACAACTTCATTCCAGGCCTTGTGTCGCCCGAAGTATTGAAGATTCTCAGGTCGAAGGTGATCTATGCCGGGGGTGGGCATTTGCATTCTCAACTCGCCTTTCCTGTAGAAGAGCCGTTCTTCTTCGTGCCCGGATCACTCGAATACTGGGACGTCTGGGAGAGAGATAGAAAGGGATTTTACGTATTCGATACCGAGATCGGAAGAGCCGATTTTCACGACTCCCATAGGAGGGAAAGACAGGAGTTCGCAGTTTTTCCCGGAGAAGGCGACAACCTTGACGGGTTTGTCGATGAACACGAGATTCATAGAGGAGCCATAGTACTGGTAACGGTAACGGGAAGCGGAGAGTTCTACGTAGATCCCGTGCGTTTGGAGAGAGAGATAGAATCTTCCGGAGCCCTTAAGGCCTTTGTTAGAGTCAGGAGAACGGATAGAGAAATTACTCTCGACGACTACAGACTGATGAGCGCGAGGGACATTGAACGAGAAGTCATACTCGGCTCCAGGGAGTGGAAGGAACTCGGAGCAAAAGGCGAGGACCTTGTGGGAGCAATAGAAAAGATGAAGCAGTCCCAGGAAGACGGGAGGTATGACCTGTTCAAAGAATCTGTAGATGCCCTTCTTGAAGCCATAGTTGGTGGTGACTCTTGAGAGTCACTTCGATAGATCTCGAGAACTTCCGAAGTCACTCAAGATATTCGGAAACCTTCGAGAAGGGAATAAACCTCATCCTTGGAAGAAACGGCTCTGGGAAATCATCGATCATCGAAGCTATCGGGCTGGCCCTCTTCGGAGGAGGACTGCGTGACAAACAGGAAGACGCAATCAAGTGGAACGAGAGAAGGTCGAGAATAACCGTGACTTTTCTTGCCGACGACGGTCTGGAGTACAGGGTCGAGAAAGTTTTCGGCACGGGTTCAAGTCACGAGCTGCATCAGGGAGACCTTCTCATTGCCCGCGGGAAGGAGAACGTAATTGAGAAGATCAGAATCATCTGCGGTCTTCAGGGGGACATCTCGAAGACATTCGAGAACGTGATAGTAGCTTTTCAGAACAGGATCGCCGATCAATTTCTCGGCAGTCCTGCTGCAAGAAGGGACTATTTCAACAGGGTCTTCCAGGTCGACCTTTTCAGGAAGATCTCAACGGATTTCATGAGGAGTTATCTCACCGACCTGAGGAATGAGAATGAAGCTATCGAGAGAGAGATAGCATTCATGGAGCAGCAATTGGAGAGAAAGGCAGAAGTTGAAGAGAGGGTGAAGACTCTCTCGGGGGATCTTTCCAGGGCAAAAGAGGAACTGAAGTCTCTGGAAGATGCCCTAAAAAAAGTCAAAGCGGAGAGACTGCGCCTCGAGGAAATAGGAAGAGAGCTCTCTTCGAAGAGAGCCCAGTTTGAGCAGCAAATGAAGTCATTGAGGGACGAAGCCGCCTCGCTGAAAGGCAACCTGAGGCAAAAAGAGAGGGCGGTTGAGGCCAAAGAAATCGTTGACAGAAGCAGGGAAGGTCACGATCTCTATGAGAGACTGCTAGAGAAAGAAAATGTTCTGAGCGCCGAAAAAAGGAGATTGGAAGGCCTTGGCGAGCGTTCAGCGGCTATTGAAAAGAGAATTGCTGAACTTCAGACAGAAGTTGCCCGATTAAGCGGAGCGCTCTCGAATTCAGAGGAAAGACTTGAAGAGAGCGAGAAGCAATTCGAAGAACTGAAGAAGGAACGAGAAGAGCTAAGAGTTAAGATGGAAGAGGCGGAACGCGAGGGAGGCAAGAAGAGAGAGACCCACAACCTTAGTATTTCAAGGAAAGAGGCGTTTAAGGTGATCATCGAAGAATACAGGAAGCCCGAGCGTAGGTTGGCCACTCTTGAAGATCTCTTAAGGAGCCTTGGAAAACCGGAGGGTTCTGAGGAACTTAATGAAAGGCTGACGAAAATCGACGAAATCATAGAAAGAGTGAAGCAGGAAGTCCTTCTCTTGGAACAGCTGAACGAGGACATTGTCAGCATGGCTTCCCGTAGAAAGGCGCTTGTAGAATACAGAGGCTCTCTCGCTGTAGGCATCTGCCCGCTTCTGGATGAGAAATGCAAGAACATCGAAAATAGAAGAGATTATGAAGGATACATCGAAGGCCTTATAAACCAGCTTGCTTCGGGTGAAAGAGAGCTGTCGAAAAAGATTGCAGAGGTGAAGGAAAGCCCGGCGAGACTTGGCAAACTGGCGGAAGAGAGGGCTCTTATCCTCAACACAATAGAAGAGACCGATAGAAAACTAAAGGAAAAGTCTAATCTAGAAAAAGAGAAGCTTGACCTTACGGAGAGAGTAAAGAGCTTCCTTCTCCAGCTTTCGACGATTTCCGGAGTATCAGGAGAGATAGACGAGATGAGCGAGAGCGTAGAGGAAGATATTCGAAATACCTCCACCGAGCTCGAGCTCCAAAAGAAACACATTTCCACGCTCAAGAATCAGATTGAAGAAAGGGATTCGCGTCTGGAAGAAATAAAGAGCAGGATCAAATCTCTCAACGAACTGAAGAAGAAGACGGAAGAAGAAGTCACTTCCCGGTCGAGCGAAAGCGATGCTCAGAAAAGCAATGTCAAGGAATTTGCGGAGGAACTCCGAAAGCTTCCCGGATTGAGAGCGGAGATCGAAGAGATTCGCAGAGCGATGGTTATTAACAGAAGCGATTATGAAGGATTCAACAAGTATGTGAATCTTGCTGGCTATCTCGAGGAGTACTCAAGTCTCTGCCGGGCCTCGCTCGAAAGATGCAGAAAGAAGGCGGCAGAAGTGACCGGCCTCAGAAAAGAAATTATTGCTCTTGAGAAAAGCTTCGATTACGACCGTCTCGAAAAGTTGAAGGCAGGCGAGAAAAAGGCCGAAGAAAGTTATGCTCTCAAACGAGACGAAACAATATCCATTGGCAGAGATATAGTTTCTCTACGGGCAGAGCTGAAGAACTTCGCAGAGATGGAAGAAAAGAAGAAGCTCAAGAAGAGAGCCGGTGAAAAGACTTCCAGGAAAATCAAACTCTCAGAGATGATTAGAGATAATCTCAATCTTACCGGAGAGAGAATAACCGCCGGATTTCGTGATGCGATAGAGCAAAAGGCGACCCTAGACTATCAGCGAATATCAGGCACCGAAGAGTCAATAAGATGGAACGAAG
The nucleotide sequence above comes from Mesotoga sp. BH458_6_3_2_1. Encoded proteins:
- a CDS encoding PPC domain-containing DNA-binding protein, which codes for MIFGFEERVVFFRFEDGEDFIHTLVQTLKENNLDSLVVISGIGMLKDFEIGWYNLSKRQYEKEMISVPHELIHISGNVSLKSDFPFPHLHVALAGPSRSAVGGHLFGGTVCNTTELFAVRTGDLKLFRDASGAATPLEFRK
- a CDS encoding metallophosphoesterase — protein: MRFLHCSDIHLGRRPIGSPNSPYSSARYEDYFSAFEYVVEWALQNKPEAFFITGDLFDKRDINPDTLARTQSILSRLKESGIRVLAIEGNHDKSFSANESWLRFLQETEYLELLCPVQGEKDIVFPYVSIEGFKVFGLGYPGFMAEEMILRASSFLEGKDNIVLIHTAPGNDNFIPGLVSPEVLKILRSKVIYAGGGHLHSQLAFPVEEPFFFVPGSLEYWDVWERDRKGFYVFDTEIGRADFHDSHRRERQEFAVFPGEGDNLDGFVDEHEIHRGAIVLVTVTGSGEFYVDPVRLEREIESSGALKAFVRVRRTDREITLDDYRLMSARDIEREVILGSREWKELGAKGEDLVGAIEKMKQSQEDGRYDLFKESVDALLEAIVGGDS
- a CDS encoding AAA family ATPase; translation: MRVTSIDLENFRSHSRYSETFEKGINLILGRNGSGKSSIIEAIGLALFGGGLRDKQEDAIKWNERRSRITVTFLADDGLEYRVEKVFGTGSSHELHQGDLLIARGKENVIEKIRIICGLQGDISKTFENVIVAFQNRIADQFLGSPAARRDYFNRVFQVDLFRKISTDFMRSYLTDLRNENEAIEREIAFMEQQLERKAEVEERVKTLSGDLSRAKEELKSLEDALKKVKAERLRLEEIGRELSSKRAQFEQQMKSLRDEAASLKGNLRQKERAVEAKEIVDRSREGHDLYERLLEKENVLSAEKRRLEGLGERSAAIEKRIAELQTEVARLSGALSNSEERLEESEKQFEELKKEREELRVKMEEAEREGGKKRETHNLSISRKEAFKVIIEEYRKPERRLATLEDLLRSLGKPEGSEELNERLTKIDEIIERVKQEVLLLEQLNEDIVSMASRRKALVEYRGSLAVGICPLLDEKCKNIENRRDYEGYIEGLINQLASGERELSKKIAEVKESPARLGKLAEERALILNTIEETDRKLKEKSNLEKEKLDLTERVKSFLLQLSTISGVSGEIDEMSESVEEDIRNTSTELELQKKHISTLKNQIEERDSRLEEIKSRIKSLNELKKKTEEEVTSRSSESDAQKSNVKEFAEELRKLPGLRAEIEEIRRAMVINRSDYEGFNKYVNLAGYLEEYSSLCRASLERCRKKAAEVTGLRKEIIALEKSFDYDRLEKLKAGEKKAEESYALKRDETISIGRDIVSLRAELKNFAEMEEKKKLKKRAGEKTSRKIKLSEMIRDNLNLTGERITAGFRDAIEQKATLDYQRISGTEESIRWNEDYEVSVKASEYGDGSVRSFSNLSGGEQVLVSLCLRAAMTGVLSGARFAVFDEPTSNLDKERKELLAHSLRELFGELDQSIIVTHDDVFSEMAQKVIRLNGRDKGESV